One genomic window of Hymenobacter sp. J193 includes the following:
- a CDS encoding DUF4272 domain-containing protein, with protein MNDEFKFQAKAESEGKVLALGGRICDWLPILDTPAVRSIEEVKGRMSVLNALINISFQAPVGIIRDWLAEQDLLIFLSEEEELLLRKSNEELTEQELINLRWSLESLWAMMWATEMTPELVPTNWCGDDMASMLPNLEAGEDNAKMAQVQQLRPTEELYRMLDYYYRLHWYCVDERLHGREALVSESLVYERRKALEWIFNRAHDWDDVEMST; from the coding sequence ATGAACGACGAATTCAAGTTTCAAGCGAAAGCGGAGTCGGAAGGAAAGGTCTTGGCGTTGGGCGGCCGCATCTGTGACTGGCTGCCGATCCTGGATACGCCGGCGGTGCGCTCAATAGAGGAAGTGAAAGGCCGCATGAGCGTGCTGAACGCGCTGATCAATATTTCCTTTCAGGCCCCGGTAGGCATTATCCGTGACTGGCTTGCCGAGCAGGATTTGCTCATATTTTTGTCAGAAGAAGAAGAGCTTCTGCTCCGCAAAAGCAACGAAGAACTCACGGAGCAGGAGCTGATTAACCTGCGCTGGAGCCTGGAAAGCCTGTGGGCGATGATGTGGGCCACCGAGATGACACCGGAACTAGTGCCCACCAACTGGTGTGGCGACGATATGGCCTCGATGCTGCCCAATCTGGAGGCGGGGGAGGACAATGCAAAAATGGCGCAGGTGCAGCAACTGCGGCCCACCGAGGAGCTGTACCGCATGCTGGACTACTATTATCGGCTCCACTGGTACTGTGTGGATGAGCGCCTGCACGGGCGCGAGGCGCTGGTATCCGAGAGCCTGGTGTATGAGCGGCGCAAAGCCCTGGAGTGGATTTTCAACCGGGCCCATGACTGGGACGACGTGGAAATGAGCACGTAG
- a CDS encoding sugar phosphate nucleotidyltransferase produces MKAVIPVAGIGTRLRPHTHTQPKSLVPVAGTTILGHIIDRLQAAGIEEFVFIIGYLGEKVERYVRRQYPTLQATFVVQEPREGIGHALWLARDTFRHDEGVLILLGDTIVDIDLAQLLRTPGTVLAVKEVKTPTMFGLVETGAGGRVTKVVEKPKIPKSNYAMVGLYKIANPEGLAKALEQIIDEDQRTHGEFQLTDALMRMIQQGETITTTPVDNWFDCGRKETLLEANARLLNRPEFLGRREYPEFPDTIIIPPVSIGRDCQISNAIIGPNVAIGDRTIVRNTILSDAIIGSYSELRSAVLHDCIVGSDASFRGMNHSLNIGDNTEIDYS; encoded by the coding sequence ATGAAAGCAGTTATTCCCGTTGCTGGTATCGGCACCCGCCTGCGCCCCCACACGCACACCCAGCCCAAGTCGCTGGTGCCCGTGGCGGGCACCACCATCCTGGGCCACATCATCGACCGGCTCCAGGCCGCGGGCATCGAGGAGTTTGTGTTCATCATCGGCTACCTGGGTGAGAAAGTGGAGCGCTACGTGCGCCGCCAGTACCCGACGCTGCAGGCTACGTTTGTGGTGCAGGAGCCCCGTGAGGGCATCGGCCACGCCCTGTGGCTGGCCCGCGACACGTTCCGCCACGACGAGGGCGTGCTTATCCTGCTCGGCGATACTATCGTGGACATCGACCTGGCGCAGCTGCTGCGCACGCCCGGCACGGTGCTGGCCGTGAAGGAAGTGAAGACGCCCACCATGTTTGGACTGGTGGAAACCGGCGCCGGCGGCCGCGTAACCAAAGTGGTGGAAAAGCCCAAGATTCCGAAGTCGAACTACGCCATGGTGGGACTCTACAAGATTGCCAACCCGGAAGGCCTGGCCAAGGCCCTGGAGCAGATCATCGACGAAGACCAGCGTACCCACGGCGAGTTTCAACTGACTGATGCCCTCATGCGCATGATTCAGCAGGGGGAAACCATCACCACCACGCCGGTGGACAACTGGTTTGACTGCGGCCGCAAGGAAACCCTGCTCGAAGCCAACGCCCGTCTGCTCAACCGCCCCGAGTTTCTGGGCCGCCGCGAGTACCCCGAATTTCCGGATACCATCATCATTCCGCCCGTCAGCATTGGCCGTGACTGTCAGATTTCCAACGCCATCATTGGCCCCAACGTGGCCATCGGCGACCGGACCATCGTGCGCAACACTATCCTCAGTGACGCCATTATTGGCTCCTACTCGGAGCTGCGCTCCGCCGTGCTGCACGACTGCATCGTGGGCTCCGACGCTTCTTTCCGCGGGATGAACCACAGCCTCAACATCGGCGACAACACGGAAATTGATTACAGCTAA
- a CDS encoding LemA family protein — MKRFLLYFAGLMIMLSQTSCGYNSMVQKDQAVKAQWANVQNSYQRRSDLIPNLVNTVKGAANFEKSTLTEVIEARAKATSVQVNSDQLTPENIKRFQEAQSQISSGLGRLLAVSENYPDLKANANFQELQAQIEGTENRINVERQKFNTVTNDYNGYIKSFPNNLFAGMFGFAEKPYFEADASAQKAPTVQF, encoded by the coding sequence ATGAAACGTTTCCTTCTCTACTTTGCCGGTCTGATGATTATGCTCAGCCAGACTTCCTGCGGCTACAACTCCATGGTGCAGAAAGATCAGGCCGTGAAAGCCCAGTGGGCCAACGTGCAGAACAGCTACCAGCGCCGCTCCGACCTGATTCCGAACCTGGTAAATACCGTAAAAGGCGCCGCCAACTTCGAGAAATCGACGCTGACGGAGGTGATTGAAGCCCGTGCCAAGGCCACGAGCGTGCAGGTAAACTCCGACCAGCTGACGCCCGAAAACATCAAAAGATTCCAGGAAGCCCAAAGCCAGATTTCATCGGGTCTGGGTCGTTTGCTGGCCGTTTCGGAAAACTACCCTGACCTGAAGGCCAACGCCAACTTCCAGGAGCTGCAGGCCCAGATTGAGGGCACCGAAAACCGCATCAACGTGGAGCGCCAGAAGTTCAACACCGTCACCAACGACTACAACGGCTACATCAAGTCGTTCCCCAACAACCTTTTTGCCGGCATGTTCGGCTTCGCCGAGAAGCCCTACTTTGAGGCCGATGCCAGTGCTCAGAAAGCTCCCACGGTACAGTTTTAA
- a CDS encoding TPM domain-containing protein: MTNPLTPQQEASLIAAIRQAEVRTSGEIRVHLENQCPTPEPLDRAAQVFAQLNMQHTAQRNGVLFYVAWDSRQFAVIGDAGINAAVPDDFWESTKEIVLDHFRLNKFVVGLEKGIQLVGEQLQRYFPYDATTDQNELDDSISFGDSAPRK, translated from the coding sequence ATGACCAACCCGCTCACGCCCCAGCAGGAAGCTTCGCTCATAGCCGCCATCCGGCAGGCTGAGGTGCGCACTTCCGGGGAAATTCGCGTGCATCTGGAAAACCAGTGCCCTACTCCCGAGCCACTGGACCGCGCCGCGCAGGTTTTTGCCCAGCTCAACATGCAGCACACCGCGCAGCGAAACGGGGTGCTGTTCTATGTAGCCTGGGACTCGCGGCAGTTTGCCGTAATTGGCGATGCCGGCATCAACGCCGCCGTGCCCGACGACTTCTGGGAAAGCACCAAGGAAATTGTGCTTGACCATTTCCGGCTCAACAAGTTTGTGGTGGGCCTGGAAAAAGGCATTCAGCTGGTAGGTGAGCAGCTGCAGCGGTATTTTCCCTACGATGCCACTACCGACCAGAACGAGCTCGACGACTCCATCTCGTTTGGCGATTCCGCGCCACGCAAATGA
- a CDS encoding YgcG family protein yields MTVSSLRFSWLKPAGWCLPLLALWLLVISAAVGQNLPPRPSPARLVNDLAGLLSPDEEARLEQKLVAYNDSTSSQIAIVTVQTLDGYEVADYAQRLGESWGVGRKGKNNGLLILVSNVEHKVTIQTGYGLEGAIPDALAKRVISNVIVPNFRAGQYYTGLDEATTRLIALASGEYKAEPRATGDYEDSSGSGWMFWVILGILIIILISRMRGGGGGGGGFGGRRNRGFGGGFIPPIILGGGGFGGGGFGGGGGGGGGFGGFGGGSFGGGGASGDW; encoded by the coding sequence ATGACCGTATCCTCTCTTAGGTTTTCCTGGCTGAAGCCAGCGGGGTGGTGCCTGCCGCTGCTGGCTCTGTGGCTGCTGGTTATTTCAGCAGCCGTAGGCCAGAATCTGCCGCCACGGCCTTCGCCCGCGCGCCTCGTCAACGACCTTGCCGGCCTGCTCAGCCCCGACGAAGAAGCCCGGCTGGAGCAGAAGCTGGTGGCCTACAACGACTCTACCTCCTCGCAGATTGCCATCGTTACGGTGCAGACGCTGGACGGCTATGAGGTGGCCGACTACGCGCAGCGGCTGGGTGAAAGCTGGGGCGTGGGTCGCAAGGGCAAAAACAACGGCCTGCTGATCCTGGTCAGCAACGTGGAGCATAAAGTCACCATTCAAACCGGCTACGGCCTGGAGGGTGCCATTCCCGATGCACTGGCCAAGCGCGTCATCAGCAACGTTATCGTGCCCAATTTCCGGGCGGGTCAGTACTATACCGGCCTGGATGAGGCCACTACCCGCCTGATTGCGCTGGCCAGCGGTGAGTACAAGGCTGAGCCCCGCGCCACTGGCGACTACGAAGACAGCAGCGGCTCTGGCTGGATGTTTTGGGTTATACTCGGCATTCTGATTATCATCCTCATTTCCCGCATGCGTGGCGGGGGTGGTGGCGGAGGCGGCTTTGGTGGCCGCCGTAACCGGGGTTTTGGGGGAGGATTTATTCCGCCTATCATCCTGGGTGGCGGTGGCTTTGGGGGTGGCGGCTTCGGCGGCGGTGGAGGTGGCGGCGGAGGCTTCGGTGGCTTCGGCGGTGGCTCCTTTGGCGGCGGCGGCGCCTCCGGCGACTGGTAG
- a CDS encoding exonuclease domain-containing protein, translating to MRYLSLDLETSGSNPQRHQILELAAVVEDTRQLRPLAELPAFRRVVRHQEYVGTAGALALNARLLAELARKEPNPELCKPAELLPQLRAFLLAHGFKTDKHDCVAVTMAGKNIAVFDLGFLRELPGYGTLVRAEPAMLDPAAFYLNWRKDTRLPTMQTCKARAGFEDDTVAHQALADALDVVQLLRPFYELPGYKMVK from the coding sequence ATGCGCTACCTCTCCCTCGACCTCGAAACCTCCGGCAGCAACCCGCAGCGCCACCAGATACTGGAGCTGGCTGCCGTGGTGGAAGACACCAGGCAGCTGCGGCCGTTGGCAGAACTGCCCGCCTTCCGGCGCGTGGTGCGCCACCAAGAGTACGTAGGCACGGCCGGCGCCCTGGCCCTGAATGCCCGCCTGCTGGCAGAGCTGGCCCGTAAAGAGCCCAATCCGGAGCTATGCAAGCCCGCGGAGCTGCTACCCCAGCTGCGGGCGTTTCTGCTGGCGCACGGCTTCAAAACCGATAAGCACGACTGTGTGGCGGTAACAATGGCCGGCAAAAACATTGCGGTGTTCGACCTGGGGTTTCTGCGGGAACTGCCGGGCTATGGCACCCTGGTACGCGCCGAGCCCGCCATGCTCGACCCGGCGGCGTTCTACCTGAACTGGCGCAAGGACACCCGCCTGCCTACCATGCAAACGTGTAAGGCCCGGGCTGGCTTCGAGGACGACACCGTAGCCCACCAAGCCCTGGCCGATGCCTTGGACGTAGTGCAGCTGCTCCGGCCGTTTTATGAGTTGCCGGGATATAAAATGGTGAAATAG
- a CDS encoding carboxypeptidase-like regulatory domain-containing protein translates to MKQCYQLVVCLFFFLLSTSSFGQKSGSEKLVSGNFTQTPFEQFVGQLEAQTGTRFYFDPAAVDSLVVTVQVKNQPVQAVLEQALKNTGLRAAFDDENRVFITRGTVISATLPSRFFGDTTGLAATDDAQEPEPAADQARATGNAENLVLEIGNGTSGKSQATIAGHIREAKSGEPVIGATVYIESPSIGTSTDQFGYYSLTLPVGRHIIKIRGIGIKNTRRQVLLRGNGKLEVEVEEDITTLKEAGN, encoded by the coding sequence ATGAAGCAGTGTTACCAACTGGTTGTTTGCTTGTTTTTCTTTCTGCTTAGCACCAGTAGCTTTGGCCAGAAATCAGGGTCTGAGAAATTAGTCAGTGGCAATTTTACCCAAACGCCGTTTGAGCAGTTTGTCGGTCAGTTGGAAGCCCAGACCGGAACCCGCTTCTACTTTGATCCGGCAGCCGTCGACAGCCTGGTTGTTACCGTGCAGGTGAAGAATCAGCCTGTCCAGGCAGTACTGGAGCAGGCCCTTAAGAACACCGGGCTCCGCGCCGCCTTCGACGATGAGAACCGGGTGTTTATCACCCGGGGCACAGTTATTTCCGCCACGCTGCCCAGCCGCTTTTTTGGCGATACCACCGGCCTGGCCGCCACCGACGACGCCCAGGAGCCGGAACCCGCGGCTGACCAGGCGCGCGCCACAGGCAATGCGGAAAACCTGGTACTGGAAATAGGCAACGGCACCTCCGGGAAAAGCCAGGCTACTATTGCCGGTCATATCCGCGAAGCGAAATCGGGGGAGCCCGTTATCGGGGCCACCGTGTATATCGAGTCGCCTTCTATCGGCACCAGCACCGACCAGTTCGGCTATTACTCCCTCACGCTGCCCGTTGGCCGGCACATCATCAAAATCCGGGGCATTGGCATCAAGAATACGAGGCGGCAGGTGCTGCTGCGGGGCAATGGTAAGCTGGAGGTGGAAGTGGAGGAAGACATTACCACGCTGAAGGAAGCTGGTAATTGA
- a CDS encoding TonB-dependent receptor domain-containing protein, whose protein sequence is MQMGLEKLDIKTIRQVPTAFGEADILRVILTLPGVKSVGEGSTGLNVRGGSTDQNLILFNGTTIYNPSHLFGFFSAFNPDILQTVELYKSAIPAKYGGRLSSVLEIKTREGNKKKFSGSGGIGPLTSRVTFEGPIVKDKGAFIVSGRSSYSNWILKLLDDPKLRQSSASFYDVSAHLNYQLDDRNSVYATGYLSADKFRLAGDTSYQYTNRNASLKWQHNFSNKIYGVFTGAHSQYSYNIASDENPVNAARLRYGIKQTNLQADFSYFPSAKHTVEFGTSTLLYNISPGSQTPVGSASLVKADILPQEQALESALYASDRIDLSPRFSVALGLRYSLFNALGPRDVYRYAPGESRSEASIIDTVRYGARKVLATYHGPEYRVSARYSLTDNTSVKVSYNRTRQYIHQLTNTASVSPADTWKLSDSNIRPQVGDQFSVGYYHNFKSNTIETSVETYYKSIRDFVDFKSGATLILNHHIETDIVNAVGKAYGVEVMVKKTTGKINGWVSYTYSRSLVQVNGGTPAERINGGSYYPSNFDKPHDFTLISNYRVNRRLSASMNLTYSTGRPITLPLAKYYIGDVPRLYYSDRNAYRVPDFYRADVALNIEGNHKVKKTAHGSWTVGVYNVTGRKNAYSVYFKSQNGQIKGYKLSIFGQPIPTVTYNFKF, encoded by the coding sequence ATGCAGATGGGCCTGGAAAAGCTCGACATTAAGACCATCCGCCAGGTGCCCACGGCTTTCGGGGAGGCCGACATTCTCCGGGTTATCCTTACGCTGCCCGGCGTGAAGTCGGTAGGCGAAGGCAGCACGGGCCTGAACGTGCGCGGCGGCTCCACCGACCAGAACCTGATTTTGTTCAACGGCACCACCATCTACAATCCGTCCCACCTGTTTGGCTTTTTCTCGGCGTTCAACCCCGACATTCTGCAAACTGTGGAGCTGTACAAAAGCGCCATTCCGGCCAAGTATGGCGGCCGCCTGTCCTCGGTGCTGGAAATCAAAACCCGCGAAGGCAACAAGAAGAAGTTCAGCGGCTCCGGCGGCATTGGCCCGCTTACCAGCCGCGTTACGTTCGAAGGCCCCATTGTAAAGGATAAAGGGGCATTTATCGTCAGTGGCCGGAGTAGTTACTCCAATTGGATTCTGAAGCTGCTGGATGACCCTAAGCTCCGGCAAAGCTCGGCCTCCTTCTACGATGTGAGTGCCCACTTGAACTATCAGCTGGATGACCGGAACTCGGTGTACGCCACGGGCTACCTGAGCGCCGACAAGTTTCGCCTGGCCGGCGACACGTCTTATCAGTATACAAACCGCAATGCCAGCCTTAAGTGGCAGCACAACTTCAGCAACAAGATCTACGGGGTGTTTACCGGGGCCCACAGCCAGTACAGCTACAACATAGCCAGCGACGAAAACCCGGTGAATGCCGCCCGCCTGCGCTACGGCATCAAGCAAACCAATCTGCAGGCCGACTTCAGCTACTTCCCCAGCGCCAAGCATACGGTGGAATTTGGGACCAGCACGCTGCTCTACAATATCTCCCCCGGCAGCCAGACGCCCGTAGGCAGCGCCTCCTTGGTCAAGGCTGATATTCTGCCCCAGGAGCAGGCCCTGGAAAGTGCCCTCTACGCCTCGGACCGCATCGACCTCTCGCCCCGCTTTTCCGTGGCGCTGGGCCTGCGGTATTCCCTGTTTAATGCGCTGGGCCCGCGCGACGTGTACCGGTACGCCCCGGGCGAGTCGCGCTCGGAGGCATCCATTATCGACACCGTACGCTATGGGGCCCGCAAAGTACTGGCTACGTACCACGGCCCGGAATACCGGGTATCGGCGCGCTACTCGCTCACCGATAATACGTCGGTAAAAGTGAGCTACAACCGCACCCGTCAGTACATCCATCAACTGACGAACACGGCCTCCGTATCGCCGGCCGACACCTGGAAACTAAGTGACAGCAACATCCGGCCGCAGGTAGGCGACCAGTTCTCGGTGGGCTACTACCACAACTTCAAGTCCAATACCATCGAAACATCGGTGGAAACCTACTACAAGTCAATCCGGGACTTTGTGGACTTCAAGAGCGGCGCTACGCTGATCCTGAACCACCACATCGAAACGGATATTGTGAATGCGGTGGGCAAAGCGTACGGCGTAGAGGTGATGGTGAAGAAAACGACGGGCAAAATCAACGGCTGGGTCAGCTACACTTATTCCCGCTCACTGGTGCAGGTAAACGGCGGCACCCCTGCCGAGCGGATCAATGGCGGCAGCTACTACCCCAGCAATTTTGATAAGCCCCACGATTTTACCCTGATTAGCAACTACCGCGTCAACCGCCGCCTGAGTGCCTCCATGAACCTGACGTACAGCACCGGCCGCCCCATCACGCTGCCGCTGGCCAAGTACTACATCGGCGACGTGCCCCGCCTCTATTACTCAGACCGCAATGCGTACCGCGTACCCGACTTTTACCGGGCCGACGTAGCGCTGAATATTGAGGGCAACCACAAGGTGAAAAAGACGGCGCACGGCTCCTGGACGGTGGGCGTGTACAACGTGACGGGCCGGAAGAACGCCTACTCCGTGTACTTCAAGTCGCAGAACGGTCAGATTAAAGGCTACAAGCTCTCTATTTTTGGCCAGCCGATTCCGACCGTTACCTACAACTTCAAATTTTGA
- a CDS encoding MG2 domain-containing protein — translation MALLTTNPVSFFPRYAWRLALLLWLTSLPGYSQLDSLNGLTRKLVRYQQGALPEKLFLHLDRPLYLSGETMWFKVYAVEGTALRPLSLSKVAYVEVLDKEKRSVLQAKIGLRDAQGQGSFAIPASMPSGSYTVRAYTSWMKNFGPEYYFRSPITIVNTAASAGVFTRPDTARYDLQFFPEGGNLVQGLTSTVGFKATDNKGRGVAVEGKVLTAQGAVVAQFKSLRFGMGNFRFTPKAGVAYTAVVSLDKRPAVTYPLPRVYEQGYVLHVENSSATALTVTVNSGNAQPERVALLVHSRQQVAVAAQQQLVNGQAVFTIDPSRLLDGVSHLTVFNEAQQPVCERLYFQPPRQTLTITARPDKTAYAAREKASIQLTTGTSSGTLPANLSMAVYRLDSLTTALTPDINSYLWLSADLRGTVEQPAYYFSAATPEVAEATNNLMLTQGWSRFSWSQVLASTPPRFEHLPELNGLLVRGRLSKPGSQGPAGITTYLSSPSRIVRLQNAVSGPDGSFLFELNRFYGSRNIVVQTDPHQDSTSQVEIISPFSQQYSAADAALLPRLPRLEAAYSKRHFQNQVQQAFSGKFASQYTLPPADSVAFYGKPDERYLLDKYTRFKVLEEVMREYVPGVDVRRRKDGFHLLVKDKVNGGLLTQNPLVLLDGVPIFDMNKAMAIDPLSIQQLEVMDSRYFHGSSIYDGIVSFITYKGDLAKVSLDPRVLVQQYDGLQGQREFYAPRYDTPLARQSRLPDLRNLLYWNPAISTTAQGSSTTFYTGDQTGRYLVVVQGLTNNGVAGSTTYVLDVKQPL, via the coding sequence ATGGCTCTTCTTACGACAAATCCCGTCAGCTTTTTTCCCCGGTACGCCTGGCGGCTGGCTTTGCTGCTGTGGCTCACCAGTCTGCCCGGGTATAGCCAGCTCGACTCCCTCAATGGCCTTACGCGCAAGCTGGTGCGCTACCAGCAAGGCGCCTTGCCTGAGAAGCTCTTTCTGCACCTCGACCGGCCTTTGTACCTGAGTGGCGAAACCATGTGGTTTAAGGTGTATGCCGTGGAGGGCACTGCTCTCCGGCCGTTGTCGCTAAGCAAAGTAGCCTACGTGGAAGTGCTGGATAAAGAGAAACGCTCGGTACTCCAAGCCAAGATAGGCCTCAGGGATGCGCAGGGGCAAGGCTCTTTTGCTATTCCGGCGTCAATGCCTTCCGGCTCCTACACCGTGCGGGCCTATACCAGCTGGATGAAGAACTTTGGGCCGGAATACTATTTCCGCAGCCCTATAACTATTGTAAACACCGCTGCCTCAGCCGGCGTCTTTACCCGGCCCGATACGGCCCGGTATGATCTACAGTTTTTTCCGGAGGGGGGCAACTTAGTGCAGGGCCTGACCAGCACGGTAGGGTTCAAGGCCACTGACAACAAAGGCCGCGGTGTCGCCGTCGAGGGCAAGGTCCTGACGGCGCAGGGCGCGGTGGTGGCGCAGTTTAAGTCGTTGCGCTTTGGCATGGGCAACTTCCGCTTCACGCCCAAAGCAGGGGTAGCCTACACGGCCGTAGTCAGCCTCGACAAACGCCCTGCTGTTACGTATCCGCTGCCCAGGGTGTATGAGCAGGGCTACGTGCTACATGTGGAAAACAGCTCGGCTACTGCTCTTACCGTGACGGTAAACTCCGGCAATGCCCAACCCGAACGGGTTGCCCTGCTGGTGCATTCCCGGCAGCAGGTAGCAGTGGCCGCCCAGCAGCAGCTGGTCAACGGCCAGGCTGTATTTACCATCGACCCATCCCGGCTTTTGGACGGGGTATCTCACCTCACCGTGTTCAATGAGGCCCAGCAGCCGGTGTGCGAGCGGCTGTATTTCCAGCCGCCCCGGCAGACGCTCACTATCACGGCCCGGCCCGATAAAACAGCCTATGCTGCCAGGGAAAAAGCAAGCATACAACTAACCACGGGCACCAGCTCCGGGACTTTGCCGGCCAACCTATCGATGGCCGTGTACCGGCTGGATTCGCTCACGACCGCGCTTACCCCCGACATCAACAGCTACCTATGGCTTTCCGCCGACTTACGCGGCACGGTTGAGCAGCCCGCCTACTACTTCTCGGCCGCTACCCCCGAAGTGGCGGAGGCTACCAATAACCTTATGCTCACGCAGGGTTGGAGCCGATTCAGCTGGTCGCAGGTGCTGGCCTCTACGCCCCCGCGGTTCGAGCATTTGCCTGAGCTCAACGGCCTGCTGGTGCGGGGCCGCCTTAGCAAGCCAGGCTCGCAGGGCCCGGCAGGCATTACCACGTACTTGTCCTCGCCGAGCCGCATTGTGCGCCTGCAAAATGCCGTGAGCGGACCCGATGGCAGCTTTTTGTTTGAACTGAACCGTTTTTATGGCTCCAGAAACATCGTAGTGCAGACGGATCCGCACCAGGATAGCACCAGTCAGGTAGAAATCATTTCACCATTCTCCCAGCAGTATTCTGCGGCCGATGCGGCTTTGCTGCCCCGGCTGCCCCGGCTGGAAGCAGCCTACAGCAAGCGGCATTTTCAGAACCAGGTTCAGCAGGCCTTCTCCGGCAAATTTGCCAGCCAGTATACCCTGCCCCCCGCCGACAGCGTGGCTTTTTACGGCAAGCCCGATGAGCGCTACCTGCTGGATAAATACACCCGGTTTAAGGTACTGGAGGAGGTAATGCGCGAATACGTGCCCGGCGTAGATGTACGCCGCCGCAAAGACGGCTTTCATCTGCTGGTGAAAGACAAGGTGAATGGCGGCCTGCTCACGCAAAACCCGCTGGTGTTGCTGGATGGGGTGCCCATATTTGACATGAACAAGGCTATGGCCATAGATCCGCTCAGCATTCAGCAGCTGGAGGTGATGGACAGCCGCTACTTCCACGGCTCCTCTATTTACGATGGCATCGTTAGCTTCATTACCTATAAAGGCGACCTGGCCAAGGTTTCCCTCGACCCCAGGGTACTGGTACAGCAATATGACGGCCTGCAGGGGCAACGGGAATTCTATGCGCCCCGCTACGATACCCCATTAGCCCGCCAAAGCCGCCTGCCCGATTTGCGCAACCTTCTTTACTGGAATCCGGCTATTTCAACCACTGCGCAGGGAAGCAGTACCACGTTTTATACCGGTGACCAGACGGGCCGCTACCTGGTAGTGGTGCAGGGGCTGACTAACAATGGTGTGGCTGGCAGCACTACCTACGTGCTGGATGTGAAGCAGCCATTATAA
- a CDS encoding DUF1684 domain-containing protein: MKGHYFILLLGLGSGLPAVAQQATANSPRPGPEEHARQVAAFQQELNAEYRDSTRSPLPREARIAFLSLPFFPANYAACVDAQFVADSLGAPFVMQTSTDRRPFYRKYGELRFQLNGKPQKLTVYQSLDLQRSPEYRDYLFVPFTDRTNGHTSYGGGRYIDLRRAQLQGGRLVLDFNRAYNPFCAYSSKYSCPVPPAENRLPVAVEAGVMSSH, translated from the coding sequence ATGAAAGGGCATTATTTTATTCTTTTACTTGGGCTGGGTAGCGGGCTGCCGGCCGTAGCCCAGCAGGCTACAGCTAACTCACCACGTCCTGGTCCGGAAGAGCACGCCCGGCAGGTAGCCGCGTTTCAGCAGGAGCTGAACGCGGAGTACCGGGACTCTACCCGCAGCCCGCTGCCTCGCGAAGCCCGCATTGCTTTCCTCAGCCTGCCGTTTTTTCCTGCCAATTACGCGGCCTGCGTGGATGCACAGTTCGTCGCCGATTCACTGGGCGCGCCGTTTGTGATGCAAACCAGCACCGACCGCCGGCCCTTCTACCGCAAATACGGCGAGTTGCGTTTCCAGCTGAACGGAAAGCCGCAGAAGCTGACCGTATACCAGAGCCTGGACCTGCAGCGCAGCCCCGAGTACCGCGACTACCTGTTTGTGCCGTTTACTGACCGCACCAATGGCCATACCAGCTACGGAGGCGGCCGCTATATCGACCTGCGCCGGGCCCAGCTGCAGGGTGGCAGGCTGGTACTGGATTTCAACCGGGCCTATAACCCCTTTTGCGCCTACAGCAGCAAGTATTCCTGCCCGGTCCCGCCCGCCGAAAACCGGCTGCCCGTGGCTGTTGAAGCCGGCGTGATGAGCAGCCATTAA